A segment of the Streptomyces sp. P9-A2 genome:
ATGGTCGCCATGTCTGAGACCCACAGCCCGCTGCCCCGCGAGGTCGCCGACGCATACGTCGACGACCTCATCGCCCTCGACCCGGTCACCGGTACGTATCTCGGCGTGCGGGAGAGTTACCGCCGCCTGCCCGACCTCTCCCCCGCGGGCCAGGCCGCACTCGCGGAGCTTCAGCGGGCCACGCTCGCCCGGCTCGACGAGGCCGAGGCCCGGCCCGGCGCGGACAGCGGCATCGAGCGCCGCTGCGCCCGGCTGCTGCGCGAACGGCTCACCGCGGAGCTCGCCGTGCACGAGGCCGACGAAGGGCTGCGTTCGGTCGGCAACCTGGGCACCGTCGCCCACTCGGTGCGTGAGGTGTTCACCGTGACGCCGACGCAGACCGAGGAGGACTGGGCCGCGGTCGCCGAGCGGCTGCGCGCGGTACCGGCCGCGCTGGCGGGCTACCGGGAATCCCTCGCGCTCGGCCTGGAGCGCAAGCTGTACGCGGCGCCGCGGCCGACCACCACGTTCGTCGGACAGCTCACCGAGTGGGCGGACACCGGCGAGGGCCGGGGCTGGTTCGAGGACTTCGCCGCGCCGGGGCCGGACACGCTGCGCGCGGAGCTGGACGAGGCGGCACGTTCCGCGACCGCGGCCGTGGTGGAGCTGCGGGACTGGATGCGCGACGTGTACGCGCCGGCGATCGAGGGCGCCCCCGACACCGTGGGCCGGGAACGCTACGCCCGCTGGTCCCGCTACTACAACGGCACCGACCTCGACCTGGACGAGGCGTACGCCTACGGCTGGGCCGAGTACCACCGGCTCCTCGGCGAGATGAAGGAGGAGGCCGAGAAGGTCCTGCCGGGTGCCGGCACACCGTGGGTGGCACTGGCGCACCTCGACGAGCACGGCCGGCACATCGAGGGCGTCGACGAGGTCCGCGACTGGCTGCAGGGCCTGATGGACAAGGCGATCGACTCGCTCGACGGCACCCACTTCGAACTCGCCGAGCGGGTACGGAAGGTGGAGTCGCGGATCGCCCCGCCGGGCAGCGCGGCGGCGCCTTACTACACGCCCCCGTCGGAGGACTTCTCCCGGCCCGGCCGTACCTGGCTGCCGACCATGGGGCTGACCCGCTTCCCCGTCTACGACCTGGTGTCGACCTGGTACCACGAAGGTGTCCCCGGCCATCACCTCCAGTTGGCGCAGTGGGCGCACGTCGCCGAGGACCTGTCCCGCTACCAGGCCTCCGTCGGCATGGTCAGCGCCAACGCGGAGGGCTGGGCGCTGTACGCGGAGCGGCTGATGGACGAGCTCGGCTTCCTCGCGGACGCGGAGGAGCGGCTCGGCTACCTGGACGCGCAGATGATGCGGGCCGCCCGGGTCGTCGTGGACATCGGCATGCACCTGGAACTCGAGATTCCGGCGGACTCTCCGTTCCACCCGGGCGAGCGCTGGACGCCGGAGCTGGCCGAGGAGTTCTTCGGGGCACACAGCAGCCGTCCCGCGGACTTCGTGGAGAGCGAGCTGACCCGCTATCTGACGATCCCCGGCCAGGCCATCGGCTACAAGCTCGGCGAGCGGGCCTGGCTGCTGGGCCGGGAGAACGCCCGCAAGCGGCACGGCGACGCCTTCGACCCCAAGGCGTGGCACATGGCGGCCCTGTCCCAGGGTTCGCTGGGCCTGGACGACCTGGTGGACGAACTGTCGGCGCTGTGAGCCGGGCCGCCGTCGGCGGCCGGCCCCGGGACGGCTCCACCGGCGTCAGCGCCGGAAGCCTCCCTCGGAGTCGATGACCTGCCCCGTGATCCTTCCCCAAGCTCTCAACTCCGTTCGAGCAGGGGAGACCCCAATCGCCTCGTCCGTGGCCAGCCACGCGATGAGGCGGGCGGGGTCGTCGGGCACCCCCCACCGCCCGCCGGGGAAGCGTGCGGCGACGGCCTCGTAGGCGTCGCCGGTGAGGTAGCCGGTGTCCACCGGGCCGGGGTTGACGGTGTTCACCGTGACGGCGTGCTCGGCCAGCGTGGTGGCCAGGGAGCGGGTGATCGAGGCGAGCGCGCCCTTCTGGAGGGCGTAGGCGATCTCGCCCGGCATTCCGCCCGCGATGTCCTGCCCGGACGTCATCGTCATCACGCGCCCGCCCGGGGTGCGCGGGGGCAGAGCGGCCCGGTGCCGGGCATGGGCTTGGACGAGCAGGATCACCGAGCGGGTGTCGACGGCCCAGTGGGCGTCGAGCATCGCGGTGTCGATCGCGTCGAGGGTGCCGTCGGAGCCGTTGAGGGCGTGGTTGGCGACGAGGATGTCGAGCCGCCCGCCGAGTGCGGCGGTGGCCCGGTCGTGGAGTTCGGCGGGCACGGCCGGGTCGGAGAGGTCGCCCGGACCCGACACCACCCGGGCCGAGGGGTCTCCGAGGGTTTCCCGTACGGAGGCGGCCACGTCCTCGGGCCGGTCGGCACCCCAGGGCATCGCGGCGTCGTGCGGCACGTGGTGGTGCAGGTAGACGCCCGCTCCGTGGGCGGCGAGGCGTCGGGCGACCGCGTGTCCGATGCCGCCGCGTCGGCTGGCGCCGGTGACCAGTGCGGTCCGGCCACGCAGGGGCAGGGGGTCACGACGGAACGCTTCGGGTGCGGAGTGCGGAAGCCGGGGCATGGTCACCCATGGTGGGCGACCGGGGGACGCAGCGCACACGAATAACGCCGACGGTCCCGCGCGTGTCGGTGGTCTCAGCCCAGGTGACGCAGCTGGACGAGGTCGAGCCAGGTCTCCGGGCCCGGCCGGACCCGGGCCGCGCGGACCGCGTAGCGGCCCGGGGTCAGCGTGAGTCGTATGTGCTCGGTGTCCGCGGAGTGCGGGCCGGGCCAGGCCGCGTCGAACAGCAGGACCGTGCCCGGGACCTGCCAGTGCACCTCCGGCTGCCACGGCGCGGTCCGCAGCGCCTCGGGAACGCTTGCCAGGAGTTCCGCCTCGGATTCGGCGGCGACCCACCGGACGAGGGTGGCGTACTCGGGGAGGAAGGCGGTCGCCGCGGGTTCGCCGCCCAGGGCCAGGGCCGTGGAGTCGCCCACCGGGAGGAGCCCGA
Coding sequences within it:
- a CDS encoding DUF885 domain-containing protein, which encodes MSETHSPLPREVADAYVDDLIALDPVTGTYLGVRESYRRLPDLSPAGQAALAELQRATLARLDEAEARPGADSGIERRCARLLRERLTAELAVHEADEGLRSVGNLGTVAHSVREVFTVTPTQTEEDWAAVAERLRAVPAALAGYRESLALGLERKLYAAPRPTTTFVGQLTEWADTGEGRGWFEDFAAPGPDTLRAELDEAARSATAAVVELRDWMRDVYAPAIEGAPDTVGRERYARWSRYYNGTDLDLDEAYAYGWAEYHRLLGEMKEEAEKVLPGAGTPWVALAHLDEHGRHIEGVDEVRDWLQGLMDKAIDSLDGTHFELAERVRKVESRIAPPGSAAAPYYTPPSEDFSRPGRTWLPTMGLTRFPVYDLVSTWYHEGVPGHHLQLAQWAHVAEDLSRYQASVGMVSANAEGWALYAERLMDELGFLADAEERLGYLDAQMMRAARVVVDIGMHLELEIPADSPFHPGERWTPELAEEFFGAHSSRPADFVESELTRYLTIPGQAIGYKLGERAWLLGRENARKRHGDAFDPKAWHMAALSQGSLGLDDLVDELSAL
- a CDS encoding SDR family oxidoreductase produces the protein MPRLPHSAPEAFRRDPLPLRGRTALVTGASRRGGIGHAVARRLAAHGAGVYLHHHVPHDAAMPWGADRPEDVAASVRETLGDPSARVVSGPGDLSDPAVPAELHDRATAALGGRLDILVANHALNGSDGTLDAIDTAMLDAHWAVDTRSVILLVQAHARHRAALPPRTPGGRVMTMTSGQDIAGGMPGEIAYALQKGALASITRSLATTLAEHAVTVNTVNPGPVDTGYLTGDAYEAVAARFPGGRWGVPDDPARLIAWLATDEAIGVSPARTELRAWGRITGQVIDSEGGFRR
- a CDS encoding immunity 21 family protein, yielding MVRYAEPGTVEWVESGGGPLIAVPETVLPLWTGADGEETASDYDRACEVDGPVGLLPVGDSTALALGGEPAATAFLPEYATLVRWVAAESEAELLASVPEALRTAPWQPEVHWQVPGTVLLFDAAWPGPHSADTEHIRLTLTPGRYAVRAARVRPGPETWLDLVQLRHLG